The genomic DNA CCTGCGCGCCGATGTCGGATGTGAACAATGATCCGACCCCCTGTGCGCCACCGGGAAGGGCACCCGCGAGCGTCAGCAGCAAAAAGACCAGCAGGCAAGAAAGAAGAGAGCGCATGGGCAGCACCAATCAGTTCATGAAATCATGTAATGACGCTACGGCGGGACCCGCTTCAATGCAATTGGCAAGCCTCACCAGACTGTGACAGGCCAGAGACGTTGCCTAATAGAGATGCTTTTGCATGACGCGGCATTCTGTGCGATAGCACAACAAGGCGCCCTGGTGCCGTCCAAGATACGACCGCCAGAGGACCGATCATGCCGCCAAACCGCCACCACGACCCCGTTGCCGTTCTCGGACTTGGCTACGTGGGTTTGCCGTTGGCGCTGGCGCTCGCGCGGGCGGGCTTTGACGTGACCGGATTTGACATCCACCCGCCCACGGTCGACGCGCTGAGGGCCGGGCATGACCCCAACGGCGAAATCGCGGATGAAAAGGTCGCTCACAGCAGTGCACGTTTCACCCATGATGCCGCCGATCTGTCGGGCTGCCGGGTTTTCATCATCGCGGTTCCCACGCCCATTACCGATGCCAAAGCGCCTGATCTGGGTCCCGTTCTGGGCGCCTGTGCCTCTATCGCGCCCCATCTGAGCGACGGGGCTCTGGTGATCCTCGAAAGCACCGTCTACCCCGGCGTGACCGAAGATATCTGTGGTCCCGCGCTCGCGGCGGGCAGCGGTCTGGCCATCGGCCGGCAGATCAAACTCGCCTACAGCCCCGAACGGGTGAACCCCGGCGATGCCGAACATTCCATGGAGAATGTGATCAAGATCATCGCCGCACAGGACGCCGAAACGCTCGACCGGGTCGAGGCGATCTATGCGCCGGTCGTCAAGGCGGGCCTGCACAAGGCCTCCGACATCAAGACCGCCGAGGCCGCCAAGGTGATCGAGAACACGCAGCGCGATCTTAACATCGCGCTGGTCAATGAATTTGCCCTTATCTTTGCACGGCTGGGGCTCGATACGCTGGACGTGCTGGAAGCGGCGGGCACCAAATGGAATTTCCTGCCGTTCCGGCCCGGATTGGTCGGTGGACACTGCATCGGCGTTGATCCCTATTACCTGACCTACCGCGCAGAACAGCTTGGCTATCATCCCGAGGTCATTCTTGCCGGGCGGCGCATCAATGACCAGATGGGGGCCCATGTGGCACAGACGCTGATCAAGGCGATGATCGGCCGCGACATCGGGGTGCGGGGCGCGCGGGTGCTGATCCTTGGCTATACCTTCAAGGAAAACTGCGCCGATACCCGCAACACGCGGGTCGCCGATATCGTGGCCGAACTGGCCGACTATGCCGTGGCCGCGGATGTGCACGATCCCTGGGTCGGGGCGGCGCGGCTGGAGGAAGAGCACGCATTGAGCGCGGTGGCGCAACCGCAGACCGGCGTTTATGACGCCATCGTCGTGGCCGTGGGGCACCGTGAATTCGTGGCGATGGGGGCCGACGCGATCCGAGCCTTCGGCAAGCCGGGTGCCGTGCTTTATGACATCAAAGGCGTGTTCGGGAAATCCGGCAGCGATCTGAGGCTCTAGGCGCGACCGTGACACAGACAGACCACGATACGCCGCGCGTGCCGGACCGCACCGCCCCTGCCGAGAAAACATCGCGGCGCGTGATGTTCTACAGCCACGACACGTTCGGACTGGGCCATCTGCGTCGCAGCCGCGCGCTGGCGACCGCATTGACCGAAGGCGACCCGCAGGCCTCGGCGATCATCCTGACCGGATCGCCCGTGGCCGGGCGGTTCACCTTTCCCGAACGGGTGGACCACATCCGCCTGCCCGGCGTGACCAAACTCCCCGATGGCACCTACGTCAGCTCGACGCTCGGGCTGAACATCGACGCCACGACCAACCTGCGGGCCGGTCTGATCCAGTCGGCGGTCGAACAATACCAGCCGGACCTGCTGATCGTGGACAAGGAACCCACAGGCTTTCGGGGGGAGTTGCTCCCGACGCTGGAATGGCTGACCGAGCGCGGCGCCTGCCGGATCGTCTTGGGCCTGCGCGATGTTCTCGACGAACCCGATGTGCTGGCCGCCGAATGGGCGCGCAAAGGCGCGGTTCAGGCGGCCGAGGCCTACTACGACGAATTCTGGGTCTACGGGGTCAAGGACATCTATGACCCGACCCATGGCTTGCCCCTGTCGGATGCCACGCGGGCGCGGATGCACTGGACAGGCTATCTGCGCCGCGAGGTCACTGATGCCGAGGATGTGCCGGAAACCCCCTATATCCTGATCACGCCGGGTGGCGGTGGAGACGGGGCGGCAATGGTGTCGCAGGTGCTCGACGCGTTCGAGGCCGACCCGACACTCGGCCCCGACGCTGTGCTGGTCTATGGCCCCTTCCTGTCCGGTGACGTGCGCGACACGTTCGATGCGCGGGTGGCCAAGCTGGGGGGCCGTGTCACCGCGACCGGTTTCAACAGCCGTATCGAGGCGTTGTTTGCGGGCGCCCAAGGTGTCATCTGCATGGGCGGGTACAATACCTTTTGTGAGGTGCTGAGTTTCGACCAACGGGCAGTGATCGTGCCGCGCACGGTGCCACGGCTGGAGCAATACATCCGCGCCAGCCGCGCCGAAGAGTTGGGACTGGTGCGCATGCTCGACGACACGCGCGATGGCAGCGGCACCCAAGCCATGATCGAGGCCATCCGCGGCCTTCCCGATCAGCGCAAACCGTCTCAGGCGGGCGCGGATGGGTTGCTCGACGGGCTGGATGTGGTGGTGCGCCGTGGCCGCGCCCTGATGAAAAAGGACTGATCCCATGCCCAAGCTCGCCGTTGTCGTCAAAGGCTGGCCGCGCCTGTCGGAAACCTTCATCGCGCAGGAACTTGTCGCTCTCGAAGAGGCGGGTCTCGCCTTCGACATCTGGTCCCTGCGCCATCCGACCGACAAAAAGACCCATCCGCTGCATGACCGGCTGCAGGCGCAGGTGCGGTACCTGCCCGAATATCTGCACCTTGAACCGCGCCGCGTTCATACCGCGATGGGGGCCGTGTGCGCCCTGCCCGGTTTTGACGCGGCCGCCGAGGCCTATGCCGCCGATCTGGCGCGGGACGACACCGCCAACCGCCGCCGCCGCTGGGGGCAGGCCTGCGTGCTGGCCCACGAGGCCGGGTCGGATCTGCAGGCGCTTTATGCCCATTTCCTGCATACCCCTTCGTCTGTCGCGCGGTATGCCGCGATCCTGCTGGGCATACCGTGGTCCTTTTCGGCCCATGCCAAGGACATCTGGACATCTCCGGAGTGGGAGCTGCGCGAAAAACTGTCGGCGCAAAGCCACGGGGCCGCTTTCGGCGCAACCTGCACGGCTTTTGGCGCGGAACATTTGCAAGGTCTGGCCGATGATCCGGCCCGTGTCGATCTGGTGTACCACGGTCTGGACCTCGGCCGTTTCCCCGATGCCCCCGACCGCGCGCCGCGCGCGAAAGGTGCGCCGCTGGCGCTGATGTCCGTCGGACGGCTGGTCGAGAAAAAGGGGTTCGACAACCTGATTGATGCGCTCGCCCTGTTGCCCGAAACGCTCGACTGGCATTTCACACACATCGGGGGTGGCACGCTCAATAGCGAGATGCGCGCGCGTGCCGAAGCGGCGGGGGTTGCGGCGCGCATCACGTGGCGCGGTGCCTGTGACCAACCCGAGGTGATTGCGGCGATGCGCAAGGCCGATCTTTTTGTTCTGCCGTCGCGGGTGGCGGCAGATGGCGACCGCGACGGGCTGCCGAATGTCCTGATGGAAGCGGCCAGCCAGAAACTTCCGATCCTGTCGACGCCCGTGTCGGCGATACCGGAATTCATCGATACTGGTGTCCATGGCCTGCTGAGCGATGATGCGCCCGCTGCGCTTGCCGACAATATCATGCGGATTGCCGATGACCCCGCATTGGGGCCCCGTCTGGCCGAAGCGGCCCACGACAGGCTGCACGCAGAATTCACGATGATGCCGGGCATCAAGCACCTGCACCGCCGCCTGCAAGCTCTTTTAAACTGATGCATCTGGCCTTTTACGCTCCCTTCAAACCGCCCGATCATCCGGTGCCTTCGGGCGAACGGGCGATGGCGCGGGCCTTGATCACCGCGCTGGAAGGGATTGCCGACACCGTCACGCTCGCCAGTCGGTTTCGCAGCCGCGACGGGGCGGGCGTCAGTGCGCTGCAAAAGGAATTGCGTACCGAGGCGGACGCGCTGATCCCCGATCTGGTCGCCCGCGGGCGGCAGGCGGGTTGGCACGCGTGGATCAGCTACCACAACTACTACAAAGCGCCCGACCTGTTGGGACCGGCCGTCGCCCATACGCTCGGCATCCCCTATCTGCTGGTCGAGGCCACCCGCGCACGCAAGCGGCTGAACGGACCGTGGGATGCTTTCGCCCGCGCCGCCGAAGCGGCAAGCGATGCGGCCCGCGTCATATTCTACTTCACCGAGCACGATGCGGAATCCCTGCTCGAACTTGCGCCCGCACATCAATCGGTCATGCCCCTGCGCCCGTTTCTGGCCCGCGAAGATCTGCCGCCGGCAACGAACGGCGGCGACATGGTAACCGTCGCAATGATGCGACCAGGCGACAAACTGGCGTCTTACGAGCTGTTGGCAGACACGCTTGCCCTGCTGGAAGGGGACTGGCGG from Sulfitobacter sp. S190 includes the following:
- a CDS encoding glycosyltransferase family protein: MFYSHDTFGLGHLRRSRALATALTEGDPQASAIILTGSPVAGRFTFPERVDHIRLPGVTKLPDGTYVSSTLGLNIDATTNLRAGLIQSAVEQYQPDLLIVDKEPTGFRGELLPTLEWLTERGACRIVLGLRDVLDEPDVLAAEWARKGAVQAAEAYYDEFWVYGVKDIYDPTHGLPLSDATRARMHWTGYLRREVTDAEDVPETPYILITPGGGGDGAAMVSQVLDAFEADPTLGPDAVLVYGPFLSGDVRDTFDARVAKLGGRVTATGFNSRIEALFAGAQGVICMGGYNTFCEVLSFDQRAVIVPRTVPRLEQYIRASRAEELGLVRMLDDTRDGSGTQAMIEAIRGLPDQRKPSQAGADGLLDGLDVVVRRGRALMKKD
- a CDS encoding nucleotide sugar dehydrogenase → MPPNRHHDPVAVLGLGYVGLPLALALARAGFDVTGFDIHPPTVDALRAGHDPNGEIADEKVAHSSARFTHDAADLSGCRVFIIAVPTPITDAKAPDLGPVLGACASIAPHLSDGALVILESTVYPGVTEDICGPALAAGSGLAIGRQIKLAYSPERVNPGDAEHSMENVIKIIAAQDAETLDRVEAIYAPVVKAGLHKASDIKTAEAAKVIENTQRDLNIALVNEFALIFARLGLDTLDVLEAAGTKWNFLPFRPGLVGGHCIGVDPYYLTYRAEQLGYHPEVILAGRRINDQMGAHVAQTLIKAMIGRDIGVRGARVLILGYTFKENCADTRNTRVADIVAELADYAVAADVHDPWVGAARLEEEHALSAVAQPQTGVYDAIVVAVGHREFVAMGADAIRAFGKPGAVLYDIKGVFGKSGSDLRL
- a CDS encoding glycosyltransferase family 4 protein translates to MPKLAVVVKGWPRLSETFIAQELVALEEAGLAFDIWSLRHPTDKKTHPLHDRLQAQVRYLPEYLHLEPRRVHTAMGAVCALPGFDAAAEAYAADLARDDTANRRRRWGQACVLAHEAGSDLQALYAHFLHTPSSVARYAAILLGIPWSFSAHAKDIWTSPEWELREKLSAQSHGAAFGATCTAFGAEHLQGLADDPARVDLVYHGLDLGRFPDAPDRAPRAKGAPLALMSVGRLVEKKGFDNLIDALALLPETLDWHFTHIGGGTLNSEMRARAEAAGVAARITWRGACDQPEVIAAMRKADLFVLPSRVAADGDRDGLPNVLMEAASQKLPILSTPVSAIPEFIDTGVHGLLSDDAPAALADNIMRIADDPALGPRLAEAAHDRLHAEFTMMPGIKHLHRRLQALLN
- a CDS encoding glycosyltransferase family 4 protein, which translates into the protein MHLAFYAPFKPPDHPVPSGERAMARALITALEGIADTVTLASRFRSRDGAGVSALQKELRTEADALIPDLVARGRQAGWHAWISYHNYYKAPDLLGPAVAHTLGIPYLLVEATRARKRLNGPWDAFARAAEAASDAARVIFYFTEHDAESLLELAPAHQSVMPLRPFLAREDLPPATNGGDMVTVAMMRPGDKLASYELLADTLALLEGDWRLRIAGDGDARAQVAALMAPFGDRVELLGQCDATTVETLYQNACALLWPGVNEAFGMIYLEAQAYGLPVIAQDRPGVRDVLLPASYPAPEEGAAGLARLASHTLANPPDRDALRAYIYANHLLGSARTALGAGLAQAGVT